In Hahella sp. KA22, one genomic interval encodes:
- a CDS encoding flagellin, with protein sequence MAVTINGPALPSPNDAQIQRSFARISSGSRINSAADDPAGLSIATRISSRISGFSTAIRNAGDGISLSQTAQGSLGQVTENLQRIRQLALQASNGVYNDSDRAALQQEAAQILESTRQLLKQSNFNGVNLFDSSDEHRFQAGAEGGEQIVLEGRNLVQELSDFGLDSLDISSQQGAISAVSVIDDSLQATVDRAAQFGALSNRFEAGIRELETAHLNATEARSRIADTDIAAESANLATQKILTQAQIAIHAQANAQARFVLNLLSG encoded by the coding sequence ATGGCGGTCACGATTAACGGCCCGGCGCTACCTTCGCCGAACGACGCGCAAATTCAGCGGAGCTTCGCCCGCATCAGTTCCGGTTCGCGTATTAACAGCGCGGCTGACGATCCCGCCGGTCTGTCCATCGCCACCCGTATCAGCAGCCGTATCAGTGGTTTCTCCACCGCTATTCGCAACGCCGGCGACGGCATTTCTCTCTCCCAGACAGCTCAAGGTTCATTGGGGCAGGTGACCGAAAATCTACAGCGTATCCGCCAGCTCGCCCTGCAAGCCAGCAACGGGGTATACAACGACAGTGACCGCGCCGCCTTACAGCAGGAGGCCGCACAGATTCTGGAAAGTACGCGCCAGTTGCTGAAGCAGTCCAACTTCAATGGCGTCAATCTGTTCGATTCGAGTGATGAACACCGCTTTCAGGCTGGCGCGGAAGGTGGAGAACAGATCGTTCTGGAAGGCCGTAATCTGGTGCAGGAGTTGAGCGACTTCGGTTTGGACAGCCTGGATATTTCCAGCCAGCAGGGCGCCATCAGCGCAGTATCCGTCATTGACGACAGCCTGCAAGCGACGGTTGATCGGGCCGCGCAATTCGGCGCCTTGTCAAATCGTTTCGAGGCCGGCATACGCGAACTGGAAACCGCACATCTCAATGCGACTGAAGCGCGCAGCCGCATCGCGGATACCGATATCGCCGCAGAAAGCGCCAACCTGGCGACCCAAAAAATTCTTACGCAAGCCCAGATCGCCATCCACGCCCAGGCTAACGCACAAGCGAGATTCGTCCTTAACCTCTTGTCTGGATAA
- a CDS encoding TetR/AcrR family transcriptional regulator, producing MARASKRDFIVETATGIFLEQGFKGTSIDMVVNACKVSKPTVYNHFPDKSQLIDAVIDDWLRAQKPIIPQCDNESALWCVLNESWWRDEAIAMYRLVIGEGWRFDEAAQHFWREYDAKWREYVEKYGKERHLSSEDIALLQARVSHELWTRLSHGGEGS from the coding sequence ATGGCAAGAGCATCGAAGCGAGATTTTATTGTTGAGACGGCGACAGGGATTTTTCTGGAGCAGGGCTTCAAGGGGACATCGATCGATATGGTGGTCAATGCCTGCAAAGTATCCAAACCCACGGTATACAACCATTTTCCCGACAAATCCCAGCTTATTGACGCCGTCATTGATGACTGGCTCAGGGCGCAAAAACCGATTATTCCGCAGTGTGATAATGAGTCCGCTCTGTGGTGCGTGCTAAACGAAAGCTGGTGGCGTGATGAAGCTATCGCCATGTATCGCCTGGTTATTGGCGAAGGCTGGCGCTTCGATGAGGCTGCGCAGCATTTTTGGCGCGAATATGACGCCAAATGGCGTGAATATGTAGAAAAATACGGGAAAGAGCGGCACTTATCCTCAGAGGATATCGCCTTGCTGCAGGCCAGGGTCAGCCATGAGCTGTGGACAAGACTCAGTCACGGAGGAGAAGGCTCATGA
- a CDS encoding NAD(P)H-binding protein, which produces MKILLTGAGGFIASVVLEKLLEQGCQVVAVARRRANIPVSDSVTFVQADLHHLTRMEDWSSMLRGVDAVINCAGILREPRKGDFDLVHFQAPKALVEACLQNGVERFVQVSALGTEQDGGFITSKHKFDDYLMRALPTAVVLRPSVVLSERGSYGGTSLLRALAALPYLLFIPGSGDQKIQPILLEDLASVVAQAATRTEDVQSLERSSGVAYTVGPEVITLREYLTLMRRWLKFPAAKLVSVPLSLIGLVAWIGQRLGAGPLNDTVWGMLQRGNYAEPGAYERSCEKFDYAPRSVKGYLQTSASFVQDRWHARLYLLREPIWLTLVVVWMLSGVAGIGAQPETFSPILKAMGLPEFLWRPMVWLTSAVDLALGVFLLSRRHMALAGQLMLACTLGYTLALGLLAPAVWLEPLGGLLKNLPLLCLLSVFLAVEKLR; this is translated from the coding sequence ATGAAAATACTGCTGACCGGTGCAGGCGGGTTTATCGCCAGCGTTGTCCTGGAGAAGCTGTTGGAGCAGGGATGTCAGGTGGTGGCGGTGGCGCGGCGGCGAGCGAATATCCCCGTTTCAGATTCTGTCACCTTCGTTCAGGCGGATCTGCATCACCTTACTCGCATGGAAGATTGGTCCTCTATGCTGCGCGGTGTCGATGCTGTGATTAATTGCGCCGGCATTTTGCGGGAGCCGCGCAAAGGCGACTTCGATCTGGTGCATTTTCAGGCGCCAAAAGCATTGGTGGAAGCCTGTCTGCAGAACGGCGTTGAGCGCTTTGTGCAGGTTTCGGCGTTGGGGACGGAGCAGGACGGCGGTTTTATCACGTCCAAACACAAGTTTGACGATTACCTCATGCGGGCGTTGCCCACCGCAGTGGTGCTGCGGCCTTCGGTCGTGTTATCGGAAAGAGGCTCTTATGGCGGCACTTCTCTGCTGCGGGCCTTGGCGGCTTTGCCTTACCTGCTGTTTATCCCCGGTTCTGGCGATCAGAAAATCCAGCCGATTCTGCTGGAGGATCTGGCGAGCGTTGTAGCGCAGGCTGCCACGCGGACAGAGGATGTACAAAGTCTGGAGCGATCCAGTGGTGTGGCTTATACCGTGGGGCCGGAAGTCATTACATTGCGGGAATATCTCACGCTGATGCGGCGATGGTTGAAGTTTCCCGCTGCGAAACTGGTTTCTGTTCCCTTATCGTTAATCGGGTTGGTGGCCTGGATAGGGCAGCGGCTGGGAGCGGGCCCTCTTAATGATACGGTATGGGGCATGTTGCAGCGGGGTAACTATGCCGAGCCGGGAGCCTATGAACGTTCCTGTGAAAAATTCGACTATGCGCCGCGCTCCGTAAAGGGGTATCTACAAACATCCGCCAGTTTTGTGCAGGACCGCTGGCACGCCAGACTGTACCTGTTGCGGGAGCCCATATGGCTGACGCTGGTCGTGGTGTGGATGCTGTCCGGCGTGGCGGGGATCGGCGCTCAACCCGAGACCTTCTCGCCTATATTGAAGGCGATGGGCTTACCCGAATTCCTATGGCGTCCTATGGTCTGGTTAACCAGCGCAGTTGATCTCGCGCTGGGGGTGTTTTTGCTGAGCCGTCGTCATATGGCGTTGGCGGGACAACTGATGTTGGCGTGCACGTTGGGATATACGCTGGCTTTGGGCCTGCTGGCGCCGGCCGTATGGCTGGAGCCTCTGGGCGGTTTGTTAAAGAATTTGCCGCTGCTGTGCCTGCTGAGCGTATTTCTGGCGGTGGAAAAGCTGCGTTGA
- the trpA gene encoding tryptophan synthase subunit alpha — MLPEKKPQELLVMSHAVVGYPSLEANLPAIDGLVAAGVKMIELQIPFSDPVADGPTLAHACHVALKNGGGVRQALALAAQVSQRHPQVSFLFMSYLNPLYRYGLDRLFTDAAEAGVKGLIIPDLPVEALEPHLPLLDKLSLAPIMMVTPVTPPERLRRISAAARGMVYVVARTGVTGSQTRWDAEFDDYIARLRRYTNLPLAVGFGVRSAEDLRQLRGRVEVAAVCSRYIEWQGKLGSDAAAERMAELCEATA, encoded by the coding sequence ATGTTGCCTGAAAAAAAACCACAAGAACTGCTGGTCATGTCCCATGCTGTGGTGGGCTACCCCTCTCTTGAAGCCAACCTGCCTGCGATTGACGGATTGGTCGCCGCAGGGGTGAAAATGATAGAGCTGCAAATTCCATTCAGCGACCCGGTAGCCGACGGCCCGACACTGGCTCACGCCTGCCATGTCGCCCTCAAGAATGGCGGCGGCGTTAGACAGGCGCTGGCGTTGGCGGCGCAAGTGTCACAACGTCATCCACAGGTGAGCTTTCTGTTCATGAGCTACCTCAACCCTCTCTACCGTTACGGTCTTGATCGCTTATTCACCGATGCGGCCGAAGCCGGCGTAAAAGGGCTGATCATCCCCGACCTGCCTGTGGAAGCCCTGGAGCCACACCTGCCGCTGCTGGATAAGCTTAGTTTGGCGCCAATCATGATGGTGACGCCCGTCACGCCCCCCGAGCGCCTGCGACGCATCAGCGCCGCCGCCCGAGGCATGGTGTATGTTGTCGCGCGAACCGGCGTCACTGGCTCGCAAACCCGTTGGGACGCCGAGTTCGACGACTACATAGCACGACTCAGGCGCTACACGAATCTGCCTCTTGCAGTCGGTTTCGGCGTACGCAGCGCAGAGGATTTACGCCAGTTGCGAGGGCGCGTGGAAGTCGCTGCGGTTTGTTCCCGTTATATCGAATGGCAAGGAAAACTTGGCAGTGACGCCGCTGCGGAGCGTATGGCGGAGCTATGTGAGGCGACGGCGTAA
- a CDS encoding DeoR/GlpR family transcriptional regulator, producing MSADKPLNARQTAILKLIEKNGVATIDELVEAFDVTPQTLRRDLNLLADYNLIQRFHGGATSITSTENLSYQDRQIRNLEEKEAIAREIALHVPDHSSMFINIGTTTETIAKALMNHKGLQVVTNNLHVASMMSKKEDFRVIVTSGEVRARDGGIVGEATMDFVQQFRLDFGIIGISAIDEDGALLDYDYREVRVAQAIIQQSRHVFLAADHSKFGRRAMVRLGSITQANMFFTDQRPSEDIETMMKNHDVRLHICTP from the coding sequence ATGTCCGCTGACAAGCCTTTAAATGCGCGGCAAACCGCGATTCTCAAGCTCATCGAAAAGAATGGCGTCGCCACTATAGACGAACTAGTGGAAGCCTTCGACGTTACTCCTCAAACCCTGCGACGGGACCTTAATCTGCTGGCGGATTACAACCTGATCCAACGCTTTCACGGCGGCGCCACCTCCATTACGTCCACGGAAAACCTGTCCTATCAGGATCGACAAATCCGTAACCTGGAGGAAAAGGAAGCCATCGCCAGGGAAATTGCGCTGCATGTTCCTGATCACAGCAGTATGTTCATCAATATCGGCACCACCACCGAAACCATCGCCAAAGCGTTGATGAATCACAAAGGCCTGCAGGTAGTGACCAACAATCTGCATGTCGCCAGTATGATGAGTAAAAAAGAGGACTTTCGCGTGATCGTCACCTCTGGTGAGGTCCGGGCCCGTGACGGCGGCATTGTGGGTGAAGCCACCATGGACTTCGTTCAGCAGTTTCGCCTGGACTTCGGCATCATTGGCATCAGCGCCATTGACGAAGACGGCGCATTGCTGGATTACGACTACCGCGAAGTCCGCGTCGCCCAGGCGATTATCCAGCAAAGCCGGCATGTGTTTCTGGCGGCGGACCATTCCAAGTTCGGTCGCAGAGCCATGGTGCGCCTTGGCAGCATCACTCAGGCCAACATGTTCTTCACCGATCAGCGTCCCAGTGAAGACATAGAAACCATGATGAAGAACCACGACGTACGCCTGCATATCTGTACGCCTTAA
- the glpD gene encoding glycerol-3-phosphate dehydrogenase, with the protein MSEKIYDLLVIGGGINGVGVAVDAQGRGLQTALVEMRDLAWATSSASSKLIHGGLRYLEHYEFRLVKEALNERETVYRKAPHIVKPMRFRLPHRPHLRPAWMIRIGLFLYDMLGKRDILPGSKFIRFNQPGAALKQEITKGFEYSDCWVDDARLVVLNAMQFRSLGGDVFVQTKCVGVSQEKGLWHVQLRNEVTGEEYTMKAKGLVNAAGPWVKTLLTKEMHRSSPRGIRLIKGSHMVVPKLHNEDEAYILQNEDGRIVFVIPYLDEFSIVGTTDVEHKDAPETVAISNEEIDYLCDVVNAHFKKQISPADVVWTYAGVRPLCDDESDSAQAITRDYTVELETEGELPLLSIFGGKLTTYRKLAESALRTLKPFYPQMGAPWTADSVLPGGDLPGTVANYSQGLQNRYPFLTARTAKRFATTYGSRCELFLKDAQSGADMGQKFGEGFFQKEVDYLLEYEFAMNADDILWRRTKMGLFLNEDQQAALAEYLAGKRPRAAEPYQPMQASA; encoded by the coding sequence ATGAGTGAGAAAATTTACGATCTTCTCGTGATCGGCGGAGGCATCAATGGCGTCGGCGTCGCCGTAGACGCCCAGGGCCGTGGATTGCAAACCGCATTGGTGGAAATGCGCGATCTCGCATGGGCCACCTCTTCCGCCAGCAGCAAATTGATTCATGGCGGCCTGCGCTACCTGGAGCATTATGAGTTCCGCTTGGTAAAAGAAGCGCTGAACGAGCGCGAAACGGTCTACCGCAAGGCGCCCCATATCGTGAAACCCATGCGGTTCCGCCTGCCTCATCGCCCTCACCTGCGTCCCGCCTGGATGATTCGCATCGGACTTTTCCTGTATGACATGTTAGGCAAGCGCGACATCCTTCCAGGCAGTAAATTCATTCGTTTTAATCAACCTGGCGCCGCCTTGAAGCAAGAAATCACCAAAGGTTTCGAATATTCCGACTGCTGGGTGGATGATGCGCGTCTGGTGGTGCTGAACGCGATGCAATTCCGTTCGCTGGGCGGAGATGTTTTCGTGCAGACCAAGTGTGTGGGCGTATCCCAGGAAAAAGGCCTGTGGCATGTTCAATTGCGCAACGAAGTCACTGGCGAAGAATACACCATGAAAGCCAAAGGGCTGGTCAACGCCGCTGGCCCCTGGGTGAAGACACTACTGACGAAAGAAATGCACCGCAGTAGCCCACGCGGTATTCGCCTGATCAAAGGCAGCCACATGGTGGTGCCAAAATTACATAACGAAGATGAAGCCTATATCCTACAGAACGAAGATGGGCGCATTGTGTTCGTGATCCCCTATCTGGATGAGTTCTCCATCGTCGGCACCACCGATGTGGAGCACAAAGACGCGCCGGAAACTGTCGCCATTTCAAACGAAGAAATAGACTATCTTTGCGACGTAGTGAACGCTCACTTCAAGAAGCAGATTTCACCCGCTGACGTCGTCTGGACATACGCTGGCGTACGCCCTCTGTGCGACGATGAGTCCGATTCCGCCCAGGCGATCACCCGCGATTACACCGTCGAGCTGGAGACTGAAGGCGAACTACCGCTGCTCTCCATTTTTGGCGGCAAGCTGACCACCTATCGCAAACTGGCGGAGTCAGCACTGAGAACTCTCAAGCCGTTTTATCCACAAATGGGCGCGCCCTGGACTGCAGACAGCGTACTGCCTGGCGGCGACCTGCCCGGCACAGTGGCCAACTACAGCCAGGGGCTACAGAATCGTTATCCGTTCCTGACCGCACGCACAGCAAAACGCTTCGCCACAACCTATGGCAGCCGCTGCGAGTTGTTCCTGAAAGACGCGCAATCGGGAGCGGATATGGGTCAGAAGTTCGGGGAAGGCTTTTTCCAAAAAGAGGTGGACTATCTGCTAGAGTATGAGTTTGCGATGAACGCTGACGATATCCTGTGGCGCCGCACCAAGATGGGTCTGTTCCTGAATGAAGACCAACAGGCCGCTCTGGCGGAATACCTCGCGGGGAAGCGCCCCCGGGCCGCTGAGCCTTACCAGCCCATGCAAGCGAGCGCATGA
- a CDS encoding DUF2269 domain-containing protein: MEWYPLVKLIHILSSTLLFGTGLGTAFYMWRADCSGDVRVIAAVARNVVLADWLFTTPAVIIQPLTGFLMLHWLNIPYTTPWIGISLALFVLVGMCWLPVVWLQIKVARGAEAAVRDGTGFNYPHRAYMRIWYALGWPAFIAVMGIFYLMVTKQGW, from the coding sequence ATGGAGTGGTATCCCCTGGTCAAACTGATTCATATTCTTTCCTCCACCTTGCTGTTTGGTACGGGGCTGGGGACGGCATTCTACATGTGGCGGGCGGATTGTAGCGGCGATGTGCGGGTTATCGCCGCAGTGGCTCGCAACGTGGTGCTGGCGGACTGGCTGTTTACCACTCCGGCGGTCATTATCCAGCCGTTGACTGGTTTTCTGATGCTGCATTGGCTGAATATTCCATACACCACGCCCTGGATAGGGATAAGTCTGGCGCTGTTCGTCCTGGTGGGAATGTGTTGGCTGCCGGTGGTCTGGCTGCAGATTAAGGTCGCCCGCGGAGCGGAAGCGGCGGTGCGTGATGGGACAGGATTCAATTACCCCCACCGCGCCTATATGCGCATCTGGTATGCGCTGGGTTGGCCGGCGTTTATCGCCGTTATGGGAATTTTTTATCTGATGGTGACCAAACAGGGCTGGTGA
- the trpB gene encoding tryptophan synthase subunit beta, whose protein sequence is MIRSNNGMFGSFGGRYAPEILTPALMELERLFFSLRDDPDFWREYQTLAQQFSGRPTPLTPCERLSKAIGGAQIWLKREDLNHSGAHKVNNVLGQGLLVRRMGKRRVIAETGAGQHGLATAIMAARLGLECRIYMGADDIERQYGNVFWIRRLGAEVIPVATGARTLKEAMDEALRDWAASFEDTHYVLGTACGPAPFPELVAYFQSIIGKELQQQALSQIGRNPDSIVACVGGGSNALGAFAPYIDQSDIELIGVEAGGRGREEGQHSIRLQEGTGEDGIAQGFKTLFLQDADGQLGHTHSVAAGLDYVGVSPILADLTQRGRLTPDSATDEEALTAFETLLRHEGIIPALESSHALAGGFRRAAQMSPNEHVVINLSGRGDKDIFNVARAFPHPDWSAFLQRELARQPDFTTQTTQGENTTDVA, encoded by the coding sequence ATGATCCGCAGCAACAACGGTATGTTCGGCAGCTTCGGCGGCCGTTACGCCCCGGAAATACTGACGCCTGCTCTGATGGAGCTGGAACGACTATTTTTCAGTTTGCGCGACGATCCTGATTTTTGGCGAGAATATCAGACCCTGGCGCAGCAATTCAGCGGCAGGCCCACGCCTCTCACTCCCTGCGAACGCCTGTCTAAGGCGATTGGCGGCGCGCAAATCTGGTTAAAACGGGAAGACCTCAACCATTCCGGCGCCCACAAAGTGAATAACGTTTTGGGCCAAGGCCTTCTGGTGCGGCGCATGGGCAAACGTCGGGTGATCGCTGAAACCGGCGCCGGTCAGCATGGACTGGCCACTGCGATCATGGCCGCTCGTTTGGGTTTGGAGTGCCGTATTTACATGGGAGCGGACGACATCGAGCGTCAGTACGGCAATGTATTCTGGATACGTCGCCTGGGCGCAGAAGTCATTCCAGTCGCCACCGGCGCACGCACTTTGAAAGAAGCCATGGACGAGGCATTGCGCGATTGGGCCGCCAGTTTTGAAGACACCCATTACGTGCTCGGCACCGCCTGCGGACCTGCGCCTTTCCCGGAGCTGGTGGCTTATTTCCAGAGCATTATCGGTAAAGAGCTACAGCAACAGGCTCTATCACAAATCGGTCGCAATCCTGACAGCATCGTGGCCTGCGTCGGCGGGGGCAGTAACGCCCTGGGCGCGTTCGCGCCGTATATCGACCAAAGTGACATCGAATTGATCGGCGTCGAAGCCGGCGGACGCGGCCGCGAGGAAGGCCAGCACTCCATTCGTCTTCAGGAAGGGACCGGCGAAGACGGCATCGCCCAGGGCTTCAAAACGCTCTTCTTACAAGACGCCGACGGACAACTTGGACACACGCACAGCGTAGCGGCGGGACTGGACTACGTCGGCGTATCGCCGATCCTGGCCGACCTCACCCAACGCGGGCGATTGACGCCAGATTCCGCAACCGACGAGGAAGCCCTGACGGCGTTTGAGACATTACTGCGCCACGAAGGCATCATCCCGGCGCTGGAATCCTCCCATGCTTTGGCGGGCGGTTTCCGCCGCGCGGCCCAGATGTCACCCAACGAACATGTGGTGATCAATTTGAGCGGACGCGGAGACAAAGACATTTTCAATGTCGCGCGCGCTTTCCCGCATCCGGATTGGTCCGCCTTCCTGCAACGCGAGCTGGCTCGCCAGCCGGATTTCACAACGCAAACAACGCAAGGGGAGAACACCACCGATGTTGCCTGA
- a CDS encoding YaiI/YqxD family protein, giving the protein MRIWVDADACPNVIKEILFRAAERVKVPLILVANQPLKTPPSQYIRSLQVAPGFDVADNHIVQHVEQGELVITADIPLAAEVIDKGAHALNPRGEFYSKENIRQRLMMRDFMETMRSSGEHTGGPAAFNHGDRMEFANQLDRFLAKASKP; this is encoded by the coding sequence ATGCGTATATGGGTAGACGCCGATGCATGCCCGAACGTCATCAAAGAGATTCTGTTCCGGGCGGCGGAAAGGGTGAAGGTTCCCTTGATTCTGGTGGCCAATCAGCCGCTTAAGACGCCGCCGTCGCAATATATCCGCAGTTTGCAGGTGGCGCCGGGATTTGACGTGGCGGATAACCATATTGTGCAGCATGTCGAACAGGGCGAGCTGGTGATCACCGCCGACATTCCCCTGGCGGCGGAAGTGATAGACAAAGGCGCCCATGCGTTGAATCCCAGAGGCGAGTTTTACAGTAAGGAAAACATACGCCAGCGCCTGATGATGCGGGACTTCATGGAAACCATGCGCAGCAGCGGCGAGCACACCGGCGGTCCCGCCGCGTTTAATCACGGCGACCGCATGGAGTTCGCCAATCAACTGGATCGTTTTCTGGCGAAGGCGAGTAAGCCATGA
- a CDS encoding S9 family peptidase, with translation MNMDQEKSGERLALRKVVGAFFITAMISAPTLAADLVCAYGDGQTFLKWNEINDPSVRYQIYRGTQPFQVDQASQTVLVGDAELLGDAAFASGLNKRRSGRPFLTPFFPMTKGEGLYVHTIRQDTATAYYAVFPNRGGQRLESVEEVSFGCAVSNERVAKTAPFLQENVGGVRYFTHWGAHYDTAAQKAFSNTPSSPFTFGIEGDLSKTGQPLFVGFHPRRADPTKTPEFEVKPGSFDNPAEDEIVYYPEDFNTNLLDACGGDQTQPSCERGPVEFVNDFWYGYPDRLGIRNCSAQELPRNSNGQVIIRDYSRQRVLHIIGWLKGLLIKTDGELKPVIDPNRVYAGGYSMGGIGALFTAVASPEVFAAVMASAPKFNFAASYSEQSDQWDIGETERCYGDHLWGDMPSSTVFVDPDGLWIYDRLNLNYLVDHARADLPIMYVINGKNDNVVSWDEKPEFYQTMEANKQLGYFFWDQRVKSGKTHTPVGGEWDPMIDFSTIYAYRKNQSYPVFTNVQGADNPGSGSPMDGDAVGVLNGYLTWDTHTIVDTPVRFRMTLKLRSLRKCVRFNPERECLQMGRANAPSSIVTADVSLRGLQSFEAEPKGVYLYKATNPDNPSEIYQSGLAKADPNGLITIEGLQIRDAGVALFLGKADDGSRRP, from the coding sequence ATGAACATGGATCAGGAGAAGTCAGGCGAACGTCTGGCTTTGAGGAAAGTTGTCGGCGCATTTTTTATCACCGCCATGATATCCGCCCCGACCCTCGCCGCAGATCTCGTCTGCGCTTATGGCGATGGCCAGACTTTTCTCAAATGGAATGAAATCAACGATCCCAGCGTCCGCTATCAGATATATCGGGGAACGCAGCCGTTTCAGGTGGATCAAGCTTCACAGACCGTATTAGTGGGAGACGCCGAGTTGCTCGGCGACGCCGCATTCGCTTCAGGATTGAATAAGCGAAGGTCGGGACGACCGTTCCTCACGCCGTTCTTTCCTATGACCAAAGGCGAAGGCCTGTATGTGCACACGATCAGGCAGGATACCGCCACGGCCTACTACGCCGTATTTCCCAATCGCGGCGGCCAGCGCCTGGAGTCCGTGGAGGAGGTTTCCTTCGGTTGCGCGGTCAGTAATGAACGCGTCGCGAAAACTGCGCCTTTTCTGCAGGAAAACGTAGGGGGCGTACGATACTTTACTCATTGGGGCGCGCACTATGACACCGCCGCGCAGAAGGCCTTCTCCAATACACCCAGCTCTCCATTCACCTTCGGCATTGAAGGCGATCTCAGCAAGACTGGTCAGCCTTTGTTTGTCGGCTTTCACCCGCGTCGGGCGGACCCGACCAAGACCCCTGAATTTGAAGTTAAACCAGGCTCTTTTGATAATCCCGCTGAGGATGAGATTGTCTACTATCCGGAAGACTTCAACACTAACCTTCTAGACGCCTGTGGCGGAGACCAAACTCAACCTTCCTGCGAAAGAGGGCCGGTGGAGTTCGTGAATGACTTCTGGTACGGCTATCCTGATCGCCTGGGCATTCGTAACTGCAGTGCGCAAGAGCTGCCCCGTAATAGCAACGGACAAGTGATTATCCGTGATTACAGTCGGCAGCGGGTGTTGCATATTATTGGCTGGCTGAAGGGGTTATTGATCAAGACTGACGGGGAACTGAAGCCAGTCATTGACCCTAACAGAGTGTACGCCGGCGGCTATTCCATGGGCGGCATTGGGGCTCTGTTTACGGCGGTGGCGTCGCCGGAAGTCTTTGCGGCGGTCATGGCCAGCGCGCCTAAATTCAATTTCGCCGCGTCATATAGTGAGCAGTCCGACCAATGGGATATTGGGGAAACCGAACGCTGCTACGGCGATCACTTATGGGGGGATATGCCTTCCAGTACGGTATTCGTGGACCCGGACGGGTTATGGATTTACGACCGTCTGAACCTGAATTATCTGGTGGACCATGCCCGCGCCGACTTACCGATTATGTATGTCATCAATGGTAAGAACGACAATGTCGTCAGTTGGGATGAAAAGCCGGAGTTCTACCAGACGATGGAAGCCAATAAGCAGTTGGGCTATTTCTTTTGGGACCAGCGCGTCAAAAGCGGTAAAACCCATACGCCTGTGGGCGGCGAGTGGGACCCCATGATCGACTTTTCCACGATTTACGCTTATCGCAAGAACCAGAGTTACCCGGTGTTCACCAATGTACAGGGCGCGGATAATCCAGGCTCCGGCTCACCGATGGACGGTGACGCAGTGGGTGTTCTTAATGGGTATTTGACATGGGACACGCATACAATTGTCGACACGCCAGTGCGCTTTCGCATGACGTTGAAGCTACGCAGCCTGCGCAAGTGCGTTCGCTTTAACCCGGAGCGGGAGTGCCTGCAGATGGGCAGGGCGAACGCCCCTTCCAGCATTGTGACGGCGGATGTCAGCTTACGTGGTTTGCAGAGTTTTGAGGCGGAGCCGAAGGGCGTTTATCTGTATAAAGCGACCAATCCGGACAACCCGTCAGAGATTTACCAGAGCGGGTTGGCGAAAGCCGATCCTAATGGTTTGATTACAATCGAAGGGCTGCAGATCCGCGACGCTGGCGTCGCCCTGTTTCTCGGTAAGGCTGATGACGGCAGTAGGCGTCCTTAG